A window from Cydia pomonella isolate Wapato2018A chromosome 8, ilCydPomo1, whole genome shotgun sequence encodes these proteins:
- the LOC133520762 gene encoding uncharacterized protein LOC133520762, which yields MRTLFHRPRQQTPGCAAKGTTHYAGDACSRPSDAPPQPSSFMRTLFHRPRQQTPGCAAKGTTHYAGDACSRPSDAPPQPSSFMRTLFHRPRQQTPGCAAKGTTHYAGDACSRPSDAPPQPSSFMRTLFHRPRQQTPGCAAKECCVPRPRPEAAWLACDDEQVKPISSQDFHDLLSAEPKLRSAATPYLLFYVKSDDAAA from the exons ATGCGCACGCTGTTCCACCGGCCCAGGCAGCAGACGCCCGGCTGCGCCGCTAAAGGTACTACACATTACGCCGGCGACGCCTGCTCCCGGCCCAGTGATGCTCCTCCGCAGCCCAGCTCCTTCATGCGCACGCTGTTCCACCGGCCCAGGCAGCAGACGCCCGGCTGCGCCGCTAAAGGTACTACACATTACGCCGGCGACGCCTGCTCCCGGCCCAGTGATGCTCCTCCGCAGCCCAGCTCCTTCATGCGCACGCTGTTCCACCGGCCCAGGCAGCAGACGCCCGGCTGCGCCGCTAAAGGTACTACACATTACGCCGGCGACGCCTGCTCCCGGCCCAGTGATGCTCCTCCGCAGCCCAGCTCCTTCATGCGCACGCTGTTCCACCGGCCCAGGCAGCAGACGCCCGGCTGCGCCGCTAAAG AGTGCTGCGTGCCGCGGCCGCGGCCGGAGGCGGCGTGGCTGGCGTGCGACGACGAGCAGGTGAAGCCCATCTCCAGCCAGGACTTCCACGACCTGCTGTCCGCCGAGCCCAAGCTGCGCTCCGCCGCCACGCCCTACCTGCTCTTCTACGTCAAGAGCGACGACGCCGCCGCGTGA